A section of the Methanoregula formicica SMSP genome encodes:
- the fhcD gene encoding formylmethanofuran--tetrahydromethanopterin N-formyltransferase codes for MEINGVTIDNTYAEAFPTWVCRVIITAVNKEWAKKAATEATGFATSAIGCPCEAGIECELDGSQTPDGRPGVAILICASKKKLKEQVVERLAECVLTAPTTAVFNGITNAEEKIPVKLHFFGDGHEYQKEVGGRKCWVIPIMEGEYVGEEEFGIVKGVAGGNFFVMGENQMAALMGAQAAVEAIDGVAGTITSFPGGVVASGSKVGSLKYKFMPASTNEKYCPTLREKVADSKIPAGVKAVYEIVIDGVDEKSVAAAMAAGIKAAVTVPGVKFISAGNFGGTLGPFKIELHKVL; via the coding sequence ATGGAAATCAACGGCGTTACTATTGACAATACCTATGCAGAGGCATTCCCGACCTGGGTCTGCCGGGTCATCATCACTGCAGTGAACAAGGAATGGGCAAAGAAGGCAGCAACCGAGGCTACCGGGTTTGCCACATCCGCGATCGGCTGCCCGTGCGAGGCAGGTATCGAGTGTGAGCTGGACGGTTCACAGACCCCCGACGGACGCCCCGGCGTGGCAATCCTGATCTGTGCCAGCAAGAAGAAACTCAAAGAACAGGTCGTAGAGCGCCTTGCGGAGTGCGTCCTGACGGCACCCACGACTGCTGTCTTTAACGGCATCACCAATGCCGAAGAGAAGATCCCGGTCAAACTCCACTTCTTTGGCGATGGCCACGAGTACCAGAAGGAAGTCGGCGGCAGGAAGTGCTGGGTTATCCCGATCATGGAAGGCGAATATGTCGGTGAGGAAGAGTTCGGCATCGTCAAGGGCGTTGCCGGCGGGAACTTCTTTGTCATGGGCGAGAACCAGATGGCAGCCCTCATGGGTGCCCAGGCAGCAGTCGAGGCAATCGACGGTGTTGCCGGGACCATTACGAGCTTCCCCGGCGGTGTCGTTGCGAGCGGCTCCAAGGTCGGCAGCCTGAAGTACAAGTTCATGCCCGCATCCACGAACGAGAAGTACTGCCCGACCCTCCGCGAGAAGGTCGCAGACTCCAAGATCCCGGCCGGTGTAAAGGCCGTGTACGAGATCGTCATTGACGGTGTTGACGAGAAGTCGGTTGCAGCAGCAATGGCAGCCGGTATCAAGGCGGCAGTAACTGTGCCGGGTGTCAAATTCATCTCGGCCGGTAACTTTGGCGGCACGCTCGGACCCTTCAAGATCGAGCTTCACAAAGTCCTCTGA